Within Acidimicrobiales bacterium, the genomic segment GCATCTGAGACTTCATCGACCGACCGCCCCAGGCGCGGTCGACGGAGAACCCCGCCTTGCGCAGACGCAGGGTGATCTCCCGTGCCGCAGAACCGTCCACGACGTCCACTACGAATGCATCCAGACGCCTCTCGGGACAGGGGAAGACGCCCTCACGGTCGCAGGCGAGCAGCACCCGCTCCACTCCACATCCGAATCCGAGGCCCGGCGTGGGCGGGCCCCCCAAGGCTTCCACCAGCCCGTCGTAGCGGCCCCCTCCGCCGAGGGTGTTCTGCGCGGCGTCCAGAGCCGCAGAACGGATCTCGAAGGTGGTGTGCGTGTAGTAGTCCAGACCACGCACGAGCCTGGGATCCACGCGATGCGGTACGCCTGCTCCGGTCAGACCTTCGAGCACGCGTTCGAACCGCCTGCGGGATTCCGCGGAGACGGCATCCACGAGAGCAGGCGCTTCTCGTGTCGCCGCCACGGTCGCGGGTCGCTTCGAGTCGAGCACCCGCAGCGGATGCGTATCGATCTTCTGCCTGTCTTCGGGATCCAGGCTCTCTGCCCGTTCCGCCAGCCATCGCGACAGCCGCGCGGCATAACGGCCACGATCCTCGGGCGTCCCCATGGTGTTCACGACGAGTTCCAGATCCTGCAGACCGAGCGAGCAGAGGAACTCCCACAGCAAGACGATCACCTCGACGTCCGCATCGGGGTCGTCCACACCGAGCAGCTCCACACCGAGTTGGTGATGCTGCCTGTAGCGGCCCGCCTGTGGGGCCTCGTAGCGGAAGTTCGGGGCGACGTACCACACCTTCCACGGCAGCGGGGGACGGTGTTGCACCCAAGCCCTGACGGCCGACGCAGTCCCCTCGGGGCGGAGCGCCATGCGTCGCCCACCCCGGTCCTCGAACTCGTACATCTCCTTGCGCACCACGTCGGTTCCTTCCCCCATGCGCGCGAAGACGCCCACGTCCTCGAACATCGGCGAGACGAGCAGTCCGTATCCGGCGCGCCCGACCTGACCCGCGAACCCTACGACCAGCTCCGCCCACCGGTCCGACTCCGGAGGCAGGACGTCACGAGTCCCCTTGGGAGCGGAGAAGCGTTCGACCTTCATCTCGTCGAACTCTAGAACCCCGTCCCCTACGGTCCGCCGTTCAGCGCCTGGCTCCGGGGAGGAGCCTGTAAGCGTCGTAGACGCTGTCGATCGCTCTTATGCGCGAGAGGATCACCTCCACCTGAGAGGCGTCTCCGAGCTCGAATTCGAAGCGCAGCCGCGCTATGCGGTCGGGTCCGGTGTGGGTCGAGCAGTGCGTGATGTTCGCATGGTGGTCCGACAACACCGCCACGACGTCTTGTAGGAGCCGTGCACGGTCGAGTGCCTTCACCTCCACCGCCGCGATGAACTCCGCCCCCGGTGACGCCGCCCACTCGACGTCGATCAGTCGATCCCCCTGTTCTGCTGCGAGCACCACGGCATTGGCGCAGTCCGACCGGTGGATCGACACACCTCTACCCCTCGTGACGAAGCCGATGATCTCGTCACCGGGAACGGGACGGCAGCAGCGAGAGAACCTGATGAGCACGTCGTCGAGGCCTTCGACGTGCACGCCGGTGCCGGACCCCCTCGAACGCGGCGGTCGCGTGCGTACGGTGGTGGGGAGCTGTTCGGAGACGTCGGGCTCGCCGGACATCTTCCTGCGCACCCGCCCGGCTACTGCACGCGCAGAGACGTGGTTCGCCCCGATCGCCGCGAACAGGGCGTCACGATCCTGATAGTTCAGGCTGGCCGCGACCGCATCCAGCACGTCTCCGCCGAGAACCTTCTGAGCCGGAAGGCCTTCGCGCCTCAGGGCCCGGAGCAGCTCCTCGCGGCCAGAGTCGATCGCGTCTTCACGTTCTTCTCTGGCGAACCACTGGCGGATCTTCGACTTGGCGCGATGGGTGACCACGAAGGAGAGCCAGTCACGCGAGGGACCGGTGGTCTCACCTCGTGATGTGAATATCTCCACGGTGTTCCCCGACTGGAGCTTCGTGTCGAGAGGAACCAGGCGACCGTCCACGCGGGCACCGATGCACGAGTGGCCGACTTCGGTGTGTATCGCGTATGCGAAGTCGACCGGCGTGGAGCCCATCGGGAGGGTCACGACCTCACCCTTCGGGGTGAAGACGAACACCTCGTCCTGCTCCAGGTCGAGGCGAAGGTTGGTCATGAACTCGTCGGGATCCTCGGAGTCTGCCTGCCACTCGACCAACCTCTTCAACCAGTCCATCTCTTCGCTCGGGGAGTCCGACTTGTAGAGCCAATGCGCCGCGATCCCGTACTCGGCGCGCTGATGCATCTCCCGCGTTCGGATCTGGACCTCTATGTGCTTGCCCTGTGGGCCGACCACGGTCGTGTGGAGGGACTGGTAGAGGTTGAACTTCGGCATCGCGATGTAGTCCTTGAAGCGTCCCTGCACGGGCTTCCAACGGGAATGGACGCTCCCCAACACGGCGTAGCAGTCACGCACGTTCTCGGTGATCACCCTGATCCCGATCAGGTCGTAGATGTCGTCGAACTCCCGACCCTTCACGACCATCTTTTCGTAGATGCTCCAGAGATGCTTCGGGCGTCCGGTCACCTGGGCTTTGATCCCCGCCCGCGCGAGTTGCTCGCTCACCTCACCGATGAGCTGGGCCAGGTAGAGGTCCCGCTCGGGCGCCCGCATGGCGACCATGTGGTCGATCTCCGCATAGCGCTTGGGGTGAAGTGTCGCGAATGCCAGATCCTCCAGTTGCTGACGGATCTCCTGCATCCCGAGACGATGGGCGAGGGGTGCGTACACCTCCATCGTCTCCTCGGCCACCGACCTCTGCTTGTAGGCGGGAAGTGCGGCGACGGTGCGCATGTTGTGGAGACGATCCGCGAGCTTGATGATCAGGACCCTTATGTCCCGGGCCATGGCCACGATCATCTTCCGGAGCGTCGCCGCCTGTTGTGCCTCCCGGGACGAGAAGTCGATCCTGTCGAGCTTGGTCACTCCGTCGACGATCGCGGCTACTTCCGGACCGAAGATCGAACGCACGTCGTCGACAGACAGACCCGTGTCCTCCACCGTGTCGTGCAGGAGGGCCGCCGCCACCGCGACGTCGTCGAGCCCGAGTTCCGCGACTATCTGCGCGACCGCCAGCGGGTGCCGTATGTACGGTTCACCGGAGCGCCTTTCTTGGCCGCCGTGCACCTCAGAAGCGACCTCCCAAGCCTTCACCAGGAGGTCGGGACTCGAGCGGGGATGACGGCTCCGCCAGAGGCTCAGGAGCGGAGCGAGCTCTGCCGACGGAGCCTCGTTCCTACGCCATGGCAACACCCGCGAGACCGTTGGCATTCGTACCTCCCCTACAGAACGGTACAGCCCACGCCGCCGTCTCGTGGGGTGTCTCTTGCCTTCTCGGCGCGATCAGAGCACTTGCGACCGCCGCTGCGAGCCGTTTCTGCGAGCAGCCTCTCCGAGCGCGCCTGGTCAGGTCCGGCGGCGTCGGCCGCGGGTCCTCTCGCGCGATCTCTTTCGGGGCCTCGGTGCATGCTCCAGCAGGCGCCTCAGCTCCGTGTGGTCCGAGGTCGCGTCCCCCGTTCCAGCGTCGACAGGCTGCTCGCCGCGCCGGCCGGGGCCGCTTCCGCTCGGTCGCCGCTCAGAGGAGGCTCCTCGACGCGGCGACCCGAGCCGCCGCTGCTTCAGCCAGACCAAGACCGGGGCGGCGACGAACAGCGACGAATAGGCACCCACCAGCAGGCCGACGAACAGTGCGAAGGCGAAGTCTCTCAGCGTCGCAGCACCGAAGAACACCGACCCCACCAGCAGGAGCGAGATAACGGGTATGAGCGACGTCACTGTGGTGTTGACGGAGCGACCGAGGACCTGCTCCATGGATGCGTCCACCAGACGTGCGTAATCCAGCTTCTCCGATAACGCCGGTCGCGTCTGGTTCTCGGCGACCCGGTCGTAGACGACGATGGTGTCGTACAGCGAGTAGCCGAGGATCGTGAGGAAAGCGATCACCGTGGCTGGAGTCACCTCGGACTGGGTGACGGAGTACACCCCGGCAGTGATCACGATGTCGTGCACTACGGCGACCAGAGCTCCCGCCGCCATGGCCCACTCGAACCTCAACGTTATGTACAGAGCGACCACCACGAAGAAGAACAGCAACGCCCGCCGGGCTGCTGCGGTGATCTCGGCACCCCAAGCCGGACCCACCGTGGTGACGTCGATCTCGTCCGGGTCGGTTCCGGCCGCCTTTGCGAGCGCTCTCGTGACGTCTCTGGCGGCCCGGGCATCCTCGACGACGTCCACGTCGGCCTGAACTCGTATCCGGCGCCCTGCTTCGGGGTCCTCTACCACCTGGATCTTCGCGTTCGCCGCGCCCGCAGCACGCATCACGTCGCGTACCCGTTCGACGCCGAGATCCTCTGCCGGAACCTCCCAACGCCCGCCTCCCTCGAAGTCGATCCCGAGGTTCAGCCCGCGCGTCAGCAGCGCCGCCACGGAGGCGACGAGAAGGACGGCCGACAGGATCATCGCCTTCGGCCAAAGGCGGACGAACCTCCCCGGGTTCTCCACCGTGAGCGAGCGCTTCACCCCACCACCTCCCCGGCCACGCCGTCGTCGGGGTGCCTGCGCGCGGCACGCAGGATCAGTCCCGGACGCCGTCCGACCAACGATCCCCGGGCGAGGAGCACCACTGCCGGGTACATGAAGAAGCGGGAGGCGACGAGATCCAAGAGGGTCGCCAGACCGAGGTAGAGGGCGAAGCCCCTCACGGGGCCCACCGACAGCCAATACAGGAGGCCGGCTCCGATCAAGGACACGAGATCCGCTCGCACGATGGTCCTGAACGCTCTGCGGAACGAGCGCTCGGCGGCCGATCGCACCGTCCTTCCGGCCTGCACGTCCTCGTATAGATGCTCGTAGTAGACGATGTTCGAGTCCAGCGAGACGCCGATCGAGACCACCAATCCGGTGACCCCCGCGATCGTGAGCGCCAGACCCCGGGTCTCACCCAGCCATGAGATGATCACCCACAGGAGCCCGCCTGAGATAGCCAGGCTCGATACGGCGACGAGTCCGAGAAGCCTGTA encodes:
- the hisS gene encoding histidine--tRNA ligase — translated: MKVERFSAPKGTRDVLPPESDRWAELVVGFAGQVGRAGYGLLVSPMFEDVGVFARMGEGTDVVRKEMYEFEDRGGRRMALRPEGTASAVRAWVQHRPPLPWKVWYVAPNFRYEAPQAGRYRQHHQLGVELLGVDDPDADVEVIVLLWEFLCSLGLQDLELVVNTMGTPEDRGRYAARLSRWLAERAESLDPEDRQKIDTHPLRVLDSKRPATVAATREAPALVDAVSAESRRRFERVLEGLTGAGVPHRVDPRLVRGLDYYTHTTFEIRSAALDAAQNTLGGGGRYDGLVEALGGPPTPGLGFGCGVERVLLACDREGVFPCPERRLDAFVVDVVDGSAAREITLRLRKAGFSVDRAWGGRSMKSQMRAADRSGARVAVIVGEDEASSGEVTLRDLRSDGGAVQKRIARSELESELGAWIGRSREVG
- the relA gene encoding GTP pyrophosphokinase; translated protein: MPTVSRVLPWRRNEAPSAELAPLLSLWRSRHPRSSPDLLVKAWEVASEVHGGQERRSGEPYIRHPLAVAQIVAELGLDDVAVAAALLHDTVEDTGLSVDDVRSIFGPEVAAIVDGVTKLDRIDFSSREAQQAATLRKMIVAMARDIRVLIIKLADRLHNMRTVAALPAYKQRSVAEETMEVYAPLAHRLGMQEIRQQLEDLAFATLHPKRYAEIDHMVAMRAPERDLYLAQLIGEVSEQLARAGIKAQVTGRPKHLWSIYEKMVVKGREFDDIYDLIGIRVITENVRDCYAVLGSVHSRWKPVQGRFKDYIAMPKFNLYQSLHTTVVGPQGKHIEVQIRTREMHQRAEYGIAAHWLYKSDSPSEEMDWLKRLVEWQADSEDPDEFMTNLRLDLEQDEVFVFTPKGEVVTLPMGSTPVDFAYAIHTEVGHSCIGARVDGRLVPLDTKLQSGNTVEIFTSRGETTGPSRDWLSFVVTHRAKSKIRQWFAREEREDAIDSGREELLRALRREGLPAQKVLGGDVLDAVAASLNYQDRDALFAAIGANHVSARAVAGRVRRKMSGEPDVSEQLPTTVRTRPPRSRGSGTGVHVEGLDDVLIRFSRCCRPVPGDEIIGFVTRGRGVSIHRSDCANAVVLAAEQGDRLIDVEWAASPGAEFIAAVEVKALDRARLLQDVVAVLSDHHANITHCSTHTGPDRIARLRFEFELGDASQVEVILSRIRAIDSVYDAYRLLPGARR
- the secF gene encoding protein translocase subunit SecF, with the translated sequence MKRSLTVENPGRFVRLWPKAMILSAVLLVASVAALLTRGLNLGIDFEGGGRWEVPAEDLGVERVRDVMRAAGAANAKIQVVEDPEAGRRIRVQADVDVVEDARAARDVTRALAKAAGTDPDEIDVTTVGPAWGAEITAAARRALLFFFVVVALYITLRFEWAMAAGALVAVVHDIVITAGVYSVTQSEVTPATVIAFLTILGYSLYDTIVVYDRVAENQTRPALSEKLDYARLVDASMEQVLGRSVNTTVTSLIPVISLLLVGSVFFGAATLRDFAFALFVGLLVGAYSSLFVAAPVLVWLKQRRLGSPRRGASSERRPSGSGPGRRGEQPVDAGTGDATSDHTELRRLLEHAPRPRKRSRERTRGRRRRT